In one window of Candidatus Kaelpia aquatica DNA:
- a CDS encoding homoserine dehydrogenase, with protein MKIIKVGLIGFGTIGEEVAEYLVKNRAYLKEKSGVRFELSRIAERETKKVPSKYKKILTSKAEDIIKDKSIDVVIELIGGIKDARKYILGAFRSKKHVITANKALLAEDGKNLFIKAKENGVALKFEASVCGGIPVIDNIVNSLAANDIQYILGIVNGTSNYILTVMEEQNASMKEALDIAKGRGYAESNPSLDLEGIDSSHKLAVIARLAFGFSPDFSKIYKEGITFISNLDIRYAKELGYRIKLLLIARRSSGGLLEARVHPVLLPLDHMLSSVKGVFNALFIEGDLTGEMLFYGKGAGSKPTTSAVIADLISLAAIVGEKGFSSYNYIDARIKGLKDINDIDFRYYIRFMALDKPGVLAKISGVLSSYGISIANVTQKDRARASSVPIVMMTHKANEKNMRKALTKIERLDVIVKRPISIRVER; from the coding sequence ATGAAAATTATAAAAGTAGGTCTCATAGGTTTTGGTACAATAGGAGAGGAAGTAGCGGAATACTTAGTGAAAAACCGTGCTTATTTGAAAGAAAAGAGTGGAGTTAGATTCGAGCTTTCAAGAATTGCAGAGAGAGAGACCAAGAAAGTTCCCTCAAAGTATAAAAAGATCCTAACTTCTAAAGCAGAAGATATAATAAAAGATAAGAGTATAGATGTTGTTATTGAGCTTATTGGGGGAATTAAAGATGCAAGAAAATATATACTGGGTGCTTTTAGAAGCAAGAAGCATGTCATAACTGCAAATAAGGCTCTTTTGGCTGAAGATGGAAAGAATCTTTTTATCAAAGCCAAAGAGAATGGAGTGGCTTTAAAATTTGAAGCTTCTGTCTGCGGCGGAATTCCTGTGATAGATAATATTGTTAACTCTTTAGCAGCCAACGATATTCAATACATTTTAGGTATAGTTAATGGCACCTCTAATTACATTCTTACTGTTATGGAAGAACAGAATGCTTCAATGAAAGAGGCCCTTGATATTGCTAAAGGTAGAGGATATGCAGAGAGCAATCCAAGTTTAGATTTAGAAGGAATAGACTCTTCTCATAAGCTTGCTGTCATAGCAAGGCTGGCGTTTGGTTTTAGTCCAGATTTTTCTAAAATCTATAAAGAAGGAATAACATTTATCTCAAATTTAGATATCAGATATGCTAAAGAGTTAGGTTATAGAATAAAACTTTTATTGATTGCAAGGAGATCTTCTGGAGGTCTTCTGGAAGCAAGAGTGCACCCTGTTTTGCTTCCCCTGGACCATATGCTCTCTTCAGTAAAAGGAGTTTTTAATGCACTCTTTATTGAAGGTGATTTGACTGGAGAGATGCTCTTTTATGGTAAAGGAGCGGGCAGCAAGCCTACAACTTCAGCTGTAATAGCGGATTTAATAAGCCTAGCTGCTATTGTAGGAGAGAAGGGTTTTTCAAGCTACAATTATATTGATGCAAGGATCAAAGGATTAAAGGATATTAATGATATAGATTTTAGATATTATATTAGATTTATGGCGCTTGATAAACCTGGTGTTCTAGCTAAAATTTCCGGAGTTTTATCTAGTTACGGTATAAGTATTGCAAATGTAACCCAAAAAGATAGAGCAAGAGCTTCCTCTGTGCCAATAGTTATGATGACCCATAAGGCAAATGAAAAGAATATGAGAAAAGCATTAACTAAGATAGAGAGATTAGATGTTATAGTTAAGAGGCCGATATCTATCAGGGTAGAGAGATGA
- the thrC gene encoding threonine synthase, which translates to MKWQGVINQYREYLPIGDKTPVVTLQEGNTPLLYSCFLSEELGNSSQVYLKFEGANPTGSFKDRGMTLAVSKALEEGSKAVICASTGNTSASAAAYSAKCGLKCAVLIPNGAIAKGKLTQALAHGAQVLAVDGNFDDCLKIVKEITDNFPITLVNSLNPYRIEGQKTGSFEISDFLGDSPDFNFIPVGNAGNITAYWKGYKEYKSKGKITKLPKMMGFQASGSAPIVCGHPIENPETIATAIRIGNPASWEKAEEARDESGGCIRDVTDREILNSYKLLASRDGIFVEPASAASVAGLLKLIEEGYFKDCNNIKVVAILTGHGLKDPDIAMKESQEPIEVEADIGKIIDIIGI; encoded by the coding sequence ATGAAGTGGCAGGGAGTTATAAATCAGTATAGAGAATATTTGCCTATAGGGGATAAAACCCCCGTTGTCACTCTTCAAGAAGGTAATACACCTCTTCTCTATTCATGCTTTTTATCTGAGGAGCTGGGGAATAGTTCTCAGGTTTACTTGAAGTTCGAAGGAGCTAACCCTACAGGATCTTTTAAAGATAGAGGTATGACGCTTGCTGTTTCAAAAGCTCTAGAAGAAGGCAGTAAAGCTGTTATATGTGCCTCAACAGGTAATACCTCTGCTTCAGCAGCAGCTTATTCAGCAAAATGTGGATTAAAATGTGCGGTGCTCATCCCTAATGGTGCTATAGCTAAAGGCAAATTGACTCAGGCTCTGGCTCATGGTGCTCAAGTTTTGGCTGTAGATGGCAACTTTGATGATTGTCTAAAAATAGTAAAAGAGATAACAGATAATTTTCCTATCACACTTGTGAATTCGCTTAACCCCTATAGGATAGAAGGGCAGAAAACAGGTTCTTTTGAGATCTCTGATTTTTTAGGTGATAGTCCAGATTTTAATTTTATACCGGTTGGAAATGCTGGAAATATTACTGCTTATTGGAAGGGTTATAAGGAATATAAAAGTAAAGGTAAGATAACCAAGTTGCCTAAAATGATGGGTTTTCAGGCATCTGGATCTGCTCCTATTGTCTGTGGTCATCCGATAGAGAACCCTGAAACAATTGCAACGGCTATTAGAATAGGAAATCCTGCTTCCTGGGAAAAGGCCGAAGAGGCTCGAGATGAATCCGGCGGTTGCATAAGAGATGTAACAGATAGAGAGATATTGAATAGCTATAAGCTCTTAGCTTCCCGGGACGGCATATTTGTTGAACCTGCTTCTGCAGCTTCCGTTGCAGGGTTATTAAAACTTATTGAAGAAGGATATTTTAAAGATTGTAATAATATAAAGGTCGTAGCTATTCTTACAGGCCATGGATTGAAGGATCCTGATATTGCAATGAAAGAGTCTCAGGAACCAATTGAAGTTGAAGCGGATATAGGGAAGATTATAGATATTATAGGTATCTAG
- the recA gene encoding recombinase RecA — MVKVDSEEKKTQQDSGKLKALGLALGQIEKEFGKGSIMRLGSEVKLDIPFISTGSISLDLALGIGGVPRGRVIEIYGPESSGKTTLALSIVAKAQEAGGIAAFIDVEHALDPGYSNKIGVNMDDLLISQPDTGEQALEITEYLVRSNAVDIIIIDSVAALVPKAEIAGDMGDSFIGLQARLMSQAMRKLTAAISKSKTCVIFINQIREKIGVMFGNPETTPGGRALKFYSSVRIDVRRAGVITSDDKPIGNTVRAKIVKNKVAPPFKKAEFDIIYDEGISYEGGLIDMGVDLGIIVKSGSWISYGDEKLGQGKDNSRVYLKENKKLAKEIDGKIRASISGDSS; from the coding sequence ATGGTAAAGGTAGATAGTGAAGAGAAAAAAACTCAACAGGATTCAGGGAAATTAAAAGCATTAGGTCTGGCATTAGGTCAGATTGAAAAAGAGTTTGGTAAGGGTTCTATAATGAGGCTGGGTTCAGAGGTCAAACTGGACATCCCTTTTATATCTACAGGTTCAATAAGCTTGGATTTAGCTTTAGGCATAGGCGGTGTTCCAAGAGGTAGGGTTATTGAAATATATGGCCCAGAATCAAGCGGAAAGACTACTCTTGCACTTAGTATAGTAGCTAAGGCTCAGGAAGCAGGAGGTATTGCGGCTTTTATTGATGTGGAACATGCGCTTGATCCTGGCTACTCAAATAAGATAGGTGTTAATATGGATGATCTTTTGATATCGCAGCCTGACACCGGGGAACAGGCTTTAGAAATAACGGAATATCTTGTTCGCTCTAACGCTGTCGATATAATAATTATTGATTCTGTTGCTGCCTTAGTTCCAAAAGCTGAGATAGCGGGTGATATGGGCGATAGTTTTATAGGGCTACAAGCCCGTCTTATGTCTCAGGCTATGAGAAAACTCACTGCTGCAATAAGCAAATCTAAAACCTGTGTTATCTTTATTAATCAGATAAGAGAGAAGATAGGAGTTATGTTTGGTAACCCTGAGACTACACCTGGCGGTCGTGCTCTTAAGTTTTATTCATCTGTTAGAATAGATGTCAGAAGAGCGGGCGTTATAACATCAGATGATAAGCCAATTGGTAATACAGTTCGAGCAAAGATAGTTAAAAATAAAGTTGCTCCTCCTTTTAAAAAAGCCGAATTTGACATAATCTATGATGAAGGTATCTCCTATGAAGGCGGGCTAATAGATATGGGTGTTGATCTAGGGATTATAGTTAAATCCGGTAGCTGGATATCTTATGGCGATGAGAAGTTAGGCCAGGGCAAAGATAATTCCAGAGTCTATTTAAAAGAGAACAAGAAGTTGGCAAAAGAGATAGATGGTAAAATAAGAGCTAGTATCTCCGGAGACAGCAGTTGA
- a CDS encoding regulatory protein RecX, protein MDSFRYAQMLLKYRPRSEEEIKERLSLRGYDSESIKEVVEKLKQCDFINDLEFAKYWMRYRLSSNLRSKFFTVLELKRKGVSKEIIESVLRDFDIVNEKDIVFSLAEKKVKSMNKIKDSLTRRRRLYAYLGRRGFGSSISREAVNSVLSD, encoded by the coding sequence GTGGATTCTTTTAGGTATGCTCAGATGCTTTTAAAATATCGGCCGCGTTCTGAAGAAGAGATTAAAGAGAGGCTCTCTCTGCGAGGTTATGATAGTGAGAGCATTAAAGAAGTTGTAGAAAAATTAAAACAATGCGATTTTATAAACGATTTAGAATTTGCAAAGTATTGGATGAGGTATCGCCTTTCATCTAACCTTAGAAGTAAGTTCTTTACAGTACTTGAACTTAAGAGAAAGGGGGTCTCGAAAGAGATTATTGAGAGCGTATTGAGGGATTTTGACATTGTAAACGAAAAAGATATTGTGTTTAGTCTTGCTGAAAAGAAGGTGAAAAGCATGAATAAGATTAAAGATAGTTTAACAAGAAGGCGTAGGCTATATGCTTATCTAGGAAGAAGAGGATTTGGGTCTTCAATTTCAAGAGAAGCAGTTAATAGTGTTTTAAGTGATTAG
- the alaS gene encoding alanine--tRNA ligase: MKTDEIRTKFLEFFKNKEHKVFISDNLVPSGDRTVLFTSAGMNQFKPYFLGTKNDIKRAASSQKCLRTDDLEKVGKTSSHHTFFEMLGNFSFGDYFKEDAIVWAWEFIVEIIKIPKNKLWISVYEEDEDSFNIWISKINFPQERIVKLAADKNFWPADAIKNGPNGLCGPCSEIFYDLGESYGCSSDNCDPGCDCGRFIEIWNLVFTQFNRKEKNGEGFLEPLPTKNIDTGMGLERVASVLQGVDTNFKIDIFIPIVKEIDVQIKNSKSRSDLDVYAIADHIRAVSFAIAEGVLPSNEEKGYVVRKIIRKAVWHGYKMGLKDLFLYKLVAVVSSVMKAAYPELEKRCEYISSVVKSEEERFQNTIDSGLMRLNDLMDKLKKDKKDRIAGEDVFKLYDTFGFPYELTRKVAQEEGFKIDLNGFNQALDKQKERSKSSSQMKDEIFSKDKELLREVVLTDFIGYEDNICESQIAAIFNTELNESFTEVDSGEAVILTAKTPFYGKGGGQAADKGKLSSRDFIAEVFDVKNVDDRVLHFVKIIKGKIRDKSKVFFIVDKEQRLAIARNHTATHLLHVALREVLGAHIEQAGSSVGPHKLRFDFNHFKALSSEEIEEVENEVNKHILANLKVNTKNVSFEQAKKEGAMALFSEKYGDKVRVVDILGVSKELCGGTHVDYTGDIGLFKIISETSSSGGVRRVEAITAREARTYFKSKESTLKQVLDLLTTTESKVVKEVEGLMKTVCLSQEHSKNLEKGDIDKEAEGLIIKSEKIEDLLFIVREIDGEADYISLLSDKIKTKSKNNTIIMLYSFIDGKVKLVLSLTKDLAGKGFDARVMLDKISTLIDGGGGGRAEFVKAGGKDITRIKEAIDLIRKEIGDNL, translated from the coding sequence ATGAAGACAGACGAAATTCGCACTAAATTTTTAGAATTTTTTAAAAACAAGGAACATAAAGTCTTTATTTCCGACAATCTTGTTCCTTCAGGAGATAGAACGGTTCTATTTACTTCTGCAGGGATGAATCAATTTAAACCTTATTTTTTAGGAACAAAAAATGATATCAAAAGAGCAGCTAGCTCTCAGAAGTGCCTCAGAACTGATGATCTTGAAAAAGTAGGCAAGACCTCATCGCATCATACCTTCTTTGAGATGCTTGGCAACTTTTCTTTTGGTGATTATTTTAAAGAAGATGCCATAGTTTGGGCCTGGGAATTTATAGTTGAGATAATTAAAATTCCGAAAAATAAGCTATGGATCTCTGTCTATGAGGAAGATGAAGATTCGTTTAATATTTGGATCAGTAAGATTAATTTCCCTCAGGAACGGATTGTAAAGCTGGCAGCTGATAAAAATTTTTGGCCTGCAGATGCAATAAAAAACGGACCTAATGGTCTTTGCGGCCCCTGCTCTGAGATCTTCTATGACTTAGGGGAAAGCTATGGCTGCTCTTCAGATAATTGTGATCCGGGGTGTGACTGCGGAAGGTTTATTGAAATATGGAATCTTGTCTTTACTCAATTTAACAGAAAAGAGAAGAATGGAGAAGGTTTCTTAGAGCCGCTTCCTACTAAAAATATTGATACTGGAATGGGTCTTGAGAGAGTGGCCTCTGTCCTTCAGGGTGTTGATACAAATTTTAAGATAGATATATTTATACCTATAGTTAAAGAGATAGATGTCCAAATTAAAAATTCTAAAAGCAGGTCTGATTTAGATGTTTATGCCATTGCAGATCATATAAGAGCTGTTTCATTTGCTATTGCAGAAGGAGTATTACCTTCTAATGAAGAGAAGGGTTATGTAGTAAGAAAGATTATCAGAAAGGCAGTTTGGCATGGCTACAAAATGGGGTTGAAAGACCTGTTTCTCTATAAGCTTGTAGCGGTTGTCTCTTCTGTTATGAAAGCTGCCTACCCTGAGCTGGAGAAGAGGTGTGAGTATATATCTTCGGTAGTGAAGTCGGAAGAGGAGAGATTTCAGAATACTATCGACTCAGGCCTTATGAGGTTAAATGATTTAATGGATAAATTAAAAAAGGACAAAAAAGATAGGATAGCAGGAGAAGATGTTTTTAAGCTCTATGATACATTTGGTTTTCCTTATGAGTTGACCAGAAAAGTTGCTCAGGAGGAAGGATTTAAAATAGATCTAAATGGTTTTAATCAAGCTTTAGATAAACAGAAAGAGAGGTCTAAGTCTTCCAGTCAAATGAAGGATGAGATATTTTCAAAAGATAAAGAGTTATTAAGAGAGGTAGTTCTTACAGATTTTATTGGTTATGAAGATAATATTTGTGAATCTCAGATAGCAGCGATATTTAATACGGAGTTGAATGAATCTTTTACTGAAGTAGATAGCGGCGAAGCGGTGATATTGACTGCTAAGACGCCATTCTATGGTAAAGGAGGTGGTCAGGCTGCAGATAAGGGTAAATTGAGCTCTAGAGATTTTATAGCAGAAGTATTTGATGTCAAGAATGTAGATGATAGAGTGCTGCATTTTGTAAAAATAATTAAGGGCAAGATTAGAGACAAGAGCAAGGTGTTTTTTATAGTAGATAAAGAGCAGAGATTGGCTATAGCGCGTAACCATACGGCAACTCATCTTCTTCATGTGGCGCTAAGAGAGGTGCTTGGAGCTCATATTGAACAGGCAGGTTCTTCTGTTGGTCCTCATAAGCTAAGATTTGATTTCAATCATTTTAAGGCATTATCTAGCGAGGAGATTGAAGAGGTTGAAAATGAGGTTAATAAACACATATTAGCTAATTTAAAAGTTAATACAAAAAACGTTTCTTTTGAGCAGGCAAAAAAAGAAGGCGCAATGGCTTTATTTAGCGAGAAGTATGGTGATAAGGTTAGGGTAGTAGATATATTAGGAGTAAGCAAGGAGCTTTGTGGGGGGACACATGTTGATTATACCGGAGATATTGGGCTCTTTAAGATAATTTCAGAGACTTCTTCTTCAGGCGGCGTTAGAAGAGTGGAAGCGATAACAGCCAGAGAAGCTCGGACTTATTTTAAATCAAAAGAGTCGACATTAAAGCAAGTGCTGGATCTATTAACAACTACTGAATCTAAAGTTGTTAAAGAAGTAGAAGGTTTGATGAAAACAGTTTGCTTATCGCAAGAGCATAGTAAGAATTTAGAGAAAGGAGATATTGATAAAGAGGCTGAAGGATTAATAATTAAATCTGAGAAGATAGAAGATTTACTATTCATAGTTAGAGAGATAGATGGGGAGGCTGATTACATCTCTTTACTGTCGGATAAAATAAAAACCAAGTCTAAAAATAATACGATTATTATGCTATACTCTTTTATTGATGGAAAGGTTAAGCTTGTTTTGAGCTTAACTAAGGATTTAGCTGGAAAAGGTTTTGATGCCAGAGTTATGCTCGATAAGATCTCTACTCTGATAGATGGAGGTGGCGGTGGTCGAGCAGAATTTGTTAAAGCCGGGGGAAAAGATATTACTAGAATAAAAGAAGCAATAGATTTAATAAGAAAGGAAATTGGAGATAATTTATGA